A genome region from Anastrepha ludens isolate Willacy chromosome 3, idAnaLude1.1, whole genome shotgun sequence includes the following:
- the LOC128856874 gene encoding putative uncharacterized protein DDB_G0275629, producing MRRGTAAVVMQANGFFFYKECACSNTACTSTKIINRKVIHPCTTTTSTTTSTTSTTTTTTTVAPARR from the exons ATGAGGAGAGGCACTG CGGCTGTGGTCATGCAAgccaatggattttttttttacaaggaGTGTGCGTGTTCGAATACCGCATGCACGTCAACGAAAATTATAAACCGTAAAGTAATACATCCCTGTACTACTACTACATCGACTACCACATCCACAACTTCCACCACCACAACCACAACCACAGTGGCTCCGGCCCGTCGCTAA